CAGGACCTGGTGGGTCTCGGGGAGGTTCTCGCAGTTGGTGCCTTCCCGCTCGACGAGGTACGGGATGGCGTCCAGGCGCATCCCGTCCACACCCATGTCCATCCAGAAGTCGAGGACCTCCTCCACCGCCGCCATGACCTCGGGGTTGTCGTAGTTGAGGTCGGGCTGGTGGGAGTAGAACCGGTGCCAGTAGTAGGCGTCCGCACCACGGTGCCACGTCCAGTTCGACGATTCGAAGTCCTGGAAGATGATCCGGGCGTCCTCGTAGCGCTGAGCGGTCTTGCTCCACACGTAGAAGTCACGGTGGCTGCTGCCGGGCGGCGCCGCCACCGCCCGCCGGAACCACGGGTGCTCGTCGGAGGTGTGGTTGATGACCAGCTCGGTGATCACCTTCAGTCCACGGCGGTGGGCCTCGCGCAGGAACCTCTTGAACTGCCGCAGGTTGCCGTACGAGGGGTGCACCGAGGTGTAGTCGGCGATGTCGTAGCCGTCGTCGCGCAGCGGCGACGGGTAGAACGGCAGTAGCCACAGGGCGGTGACGCCGAGGTCGCGGAGGTAGTCGAGCTTCTCGGTCATCCCGGCGAAGTCCCCGATGCCGTCCGCGTCGCTGTCGTGGAAGGCGCGAACGTGCAGCTCGTAGATGACCGCGTCCTTGTACCACAGCGGATCGTCGTCGAACCCGCCGTGTCCGTCGAGCATCCGGGCCGTCATCGGTAGGTCGCGAAGTCGCGCTCGGTCCGGTGCTGCGGCAGCACGCGGAACACGTGCGCGGGCACGTCCGGAGACAGCTGCACGAAGTTGGCCGAACCCTGCCAGGAGTACCGCGCACCGGTCAGCAGGTCGTGGGCTTGGAACGCCTCGCCATCGTCCAGGCCGAGATCGTGCAGGTCCAGGTGGGTCCAGCCCGACTGCATGTTGTGCGGATCGGTGTTGACCACGCACAGGATGACGTCGCTCAGATCGGGCGTGGACTTGGAGTACACGAGCATCGCCGGGTTGTCGATCGTGTGGAAGTGAAGCCGACGATCTGCGTGCAGGGCTGGATGGTCGCGACGGATCCGGTTCACGCGGGCGATCAGATCGCGCAGCGACCCTTCCGCATCGAGTTGCCAGTGGCGGACTTCGTACTTCTCGGAGTGCAGGTACTCCTCCGACCCCGGCCGGATCGCGACGTGCTCCTGCAACTCGAACGCCGGGCCGTAGATGCCGTAGTTCGCCGCGAGCGTTGCGGCCAGGATCAGCCGCTGCACGAACGCCGGGCGCCCGTTGTACTGCAGGTACTCGGTCAGGATGTCGGGGGTGTTGGGCCAGGCGTTGGGCCGGAAGTACTCGACCAGGTCCGTCTGGGTCAGTTCGGTGAAGTACTGCTGCAAGCTCCACGCATCGTTCCGCCACGCGAAGTAGGTGTAGGACTGGGTGAACCCGAGCTTGGCGAGCTGAGCCATCACCTTCGGTCGGGTGAACGCCTCGGACAGGAAGATCACGTCCGGGTGATCGCGCCGGATCTCGGTGATGCACCACTCCCAGAACGGGAACGGCTTGGTGTGCGGGTTGTCAACCCGGAAGACCCGCACGCCCTGGTCGATCCAGAAGGTGAAGATGCTCTTCAGCTCCTCCCACAGTGCCTGCCAGTCCTCGGTCTCGAAATCGAACGGGTAGATGTCCTGGTACTTCTTCGGCGGGTTCTCGGCGTACTGGATCGTCCCGTCGGGGCGGTGCAGGAACCACTCAGGGTGCTCACGGACGTACGGGTGATCCGGTGAGCACTGGAAGGCGACATCCAGAGCGAGTTCCAACCCGCGATCGCGGCAGGCCTGGGCCAGCTTCGCGACGTCCTCCACCGTGCCGAGCTCAGGGTGCACCGACTTGTGCCCACCATCGTGGGAGCCGATCGCCCAGGGGCTACCGACGTCGCCCTCGTCGGCGACGGGATAGTTGTCGCGGCCCTTCCGCGCTGTCTCGCCGATCGGGTGGATCGGCGGGAGGTACAGGACGTCGAAGCCCAGTGCCTCGACGTACGGCAGGCGGTCGATCACGTCCTGGAGGGTGCCGTGCCGGTCCGGATCGGGCGACGCCGACCGCGGGAACATCTCGTACCACGCGCTGTGGCGGGCGCGTTCCCGGTCCACCCAGACCGGCAGCAGGTACGGGTAGGTGGTCGCGAACCGCTTCGGCCCGTGGCGCCGCATCAGGATCGCCAGCTCCTCGTGCAGCGCCGCCTGCGCACGCTCCCACATCGGGGCGTCCCCGCTGAGGCGGTCGGCGTACTCCTGTAGCCGGTCGCCGTCCGCCCCGTCGGCACCGGCGACGGCCTCGTCGATCAGGTTGGCTCCGATGAGCAGATCGATGCCGACGTCCTGGTCGGCTGCGACACGTTTCTCCAGGTCGTGCACCCACGTCTTGAACCGGTCGACCCACCCGACGATGGCGTACTCGTAGAAACCCAGTTCGGTGACCGTGAACCGCGCCTGCCAGCGATCGTTGCCGAGGGCCTCCATGGCCACGTCGTGCCAGGGGCCGTGGTTGGGTTCGCGCCGGTCCGTCCCAACCGTCCTCCACCGCACATCGCACGAGATCTCGTCGTGGCCGTCGGTGAACACGTCCGCCTCGACCACGACGTCCTCACCGACCGTGCGCTTCACCGCGTACCGACCCAGGCCCACCCGCGGCGTGACGCCTTCGATGACCACGCGACTGCGACCCTCGTGGCCCTCCTCCGTCCTGTCATCCGGGGCCGCAGGCGTGGCGGCGCGACTCAACATGCACCTCCCTTGGGTGCGGACGGGATGCCCGCCGGCCACTGTAGGCAGGCGGCTCCGGACTCGCCGGGGACCGCCCCGACCATCGCCCCGTCCGTCCGTCGGTGGGTGCCAGCGCGTCAGCCGACGCGCTACGGGACGTGCGGTGCCCGCCGCCCGCGCTTCAGCTGTGCAGCAGGATCCGCGATGGTTCCTCGACCAGCTCCCCGACGTACGACACGAACCGGCCTGCGTCGCCGCCATCGGCGATGCGGTGGTCGAAGGCGACCGTGAGCGTCACCGTCCGGCGCACCGCCAGCGCCCCGTCCACCACCCAGGGCCGCTCCTTGGTCGCTCCGACGCCGAGGATCGCAGCCTCGGGGTGGTTGATGATCGGGTCGGCGATGTCGTTCCCGAGCGACCCGTAGTTGTTGACGGTGAAGGTCCCACCGGTCAGGTCCTCCGGTCCGATCGAGCCGTCCCGGGCGGCCGCTGCCAAGCGGGTCAGCTCGCGCGCCAGTTCGAGGGTGGAACGCCGGTGGGCGTCGTGAACCACCGGAACCAGCAGGCCCCGGTCGGTGTCGACCGCGATGCCGAGGTGGATGGCCTCGAACAGGCGGATCTCGTCGGCGTCTTCGTCGAGGAACGCGTTCAGGATCGGGAACCTCCGCAGCGCCAGGACCGTGGCGCGCGCCACGACCGTGAAGGCTGTGATCCGGCCGCTGTGACCCTCCGAGCGCGCCGAGCGGGTCAGCCGGTCGGCCAGCTCCCACGTCGCCGTGCAGTCGACCGTGACGGACGCCGACGCGTGCGGGATGGTGGTCCGTGACCGGATCATCTTCTCGGCGATGCGTTTTCGGATCCCCG
This genomic window from Actinomycetota bacterium contains:
- a CDS encoding alpha-1,4-glucan--maltose-1-phosphate maltosyltransferase, which produces MLSRAATPAAPDDRTEEGHEGRSRVVIEGVTPRVGLGRYAVKRTVGEDVVVEADVFTDGHDEISCDVRWRTVGTDRREPNHGPWHDVAMEALGNDRWQARFTVTELGFYEYAIVGWVDRFKTWVHDLEKRVAADQDVGIDLLIGANLIDEAVAGADGADGDRLQEYADRLSGDAPMWERAQAALHEELAILMRRHGPKRFATTYPYLLPVWVDRERARHSAWYEMFPRSASPDPDRHGTLQDVIDRLPYVEALGFDVLYLPPIHPIGETARKGRDNYPVADEGDVGSPWAIGSHDGGHKSVHPELGTVEDVAKLAQACRDRGLELALDVAFQCSPDHPYVREHPEWFLHRPDGTIQYAENPPKKYQDIYPFDFETEDWQALWEELKSIFTFWIDQGVRVFRVDNPHTKPFPFWEWCITEIRRDHPDVIFLSEAFTRPKVMAQLAKLGFTQSYTYFAWRNDAWSLQQYFTELTQTDLVEYFRPNAWPNTPDILTEYLQYNGRPAFVQRLILAATLAANYGIYGPAFELQEHVAIRPGSEEYLHSEKYEVRHWQLDAEGSLRDLIARVNRIRRDHPALHADRRLHFHTIDNPAMLVYSKSTPDLSDVILCVVNTDPHNMQSGWTHLDLHDLGLDDGEAFQAHDLLTGARYSWQGSANFVQLSPDVPAHVFRVLPQHRTERDFATYR